The Microbacterium sp. KUDC0406 genome includes a window with the following:
- a CDS encoding M3 family metallopeptidase gives MTDDANPLLVPSSLPYGLPDYGAIRPEHYLPAFDAGFREHLAEVRRITMVRSMPTFENTIEALERSGETLQRVAHAFYTVSSADATAEIQEIEERLAPLMAAHEDAITLDAALYWRVSQLHERIDELGLDAEQRYLVERRHREMTLAGAGLDDEAKARLTDLNQRLSSLSTAFEKNLLADTNDLAVHFDDVAELDGLSEGELSAVQRAAADRGLPGYLVTLPLFTGHPYLASLRVRESRRRIMQASRSRASRGNENDNGAALTEIVALRAQRAELLGYPSHAAAVTADETAGEPQAVERMLRQLAAPAARNAASERARLQAIVDETEEAPFAVEAHDWAYFTEKVRQAEYDIDSAALRPWFEAERVLQDGVFAAATKLYGVTFTERTDLTAYHPDARVFEVANEDGSAQGLYILDLYTRDSKRGGAWMNSIVDQSRLRGTAPVVVNNLNVAKPGEGQPTLLTLDEVTTLFHEFGHALHGLFATVTYPHFSGTNVFRDFVEFPSQVNEMWILWPEVLDSYARHHETGEPLDPAIVERLRASETFNQGFATSEYLAAAWLDQAWHLLPAGAAVDDVAAFEAAALADIGLNDPAVPTRYSSTYFAHVFSGGYSAGYYSYIWSEVLDADTVEWFRTNGGLTRDNGDRFRSLLLGVGGSRDPLEAYRDFRGRDAEIAPLLKRRGLDG, from the coding sequence ATGACCGACGATGCCAACCCGCTTCTCGTTCCGTCTTCACTCCCCTATGGACTGCCCGACTACGGCGCCATCCGGCCGGAGCACTACCTGCCCGCGTTCGACGCGGGATTCCGCGAGCATCTCGCCGAGGTGCGGCGCATCACGATGGTGCGATCGATGCCGACCTTCGAGAACACGATCGAGGCTCTGGAACGCTCCGGTGAGACCCTGCAGCGCGTCGCGCACGCGTTCTACACGGTCAGCTCGGCGGATGCGACGGCCGAGATCCAGGAGATCGAGGAGCGCCTCGCGCCGCTGATGGCCGCACATGAGGATGCGATCACGCTCGACGCCGCGCTGTACTGGCGCGTCTCCCAGCTGCACGAGCGCATCGATGAGCTCGGCCTGGACGCGGAGCAGCGGTACCTGGTCGAGCGCCGTCATCGCGAGATGACTCTCGCCGGCGCAGGACTCGACGACGAGGCGAAAGCTCGGCTCACCGACCTCAATCAGCGGCTGTCCTCGCTGAGCACGGCTTTCGAGAAGAACCTGCTCGCCGACACCAACGATCTCGCCGTGCACTTCGACGACGTGGCCGAACTCGACGGCCTCAGCGAGGGCGAGCTCTCGGCGGTGCAGCGCGCTGCCGCAGACCGCGGTCTCCCGGGGTACCTGGTCACGCTGCCGCTGTTCACGGGGCACCCGTACCTCGCCTCGCTGCGCGTGCGCGAGAGCCGACGCCGCATCATGCAGGCGTCGCGCTCCCGGGCATCCCGTGGCAATGAGAACGACAACGGCGCCGCGCTGACCGAGATCGTCGCGCTGCGCGCACAGCGCGCCGAGCTGCTCGGCTACCCGTCGCATGCGGCGGCGGTGACCGCCGACGAGACCGCAGGCGAGCCGCAGGCGGTGGAGCGGATGCTGCGGCAGCTGGCGGCTCCGGCGGCCCGCAACGCGGCATCCGAGCGCGCACGTCTGCAGGCGATCGTCGACGAGACCGAGGAGGCGCCGTTCGCCGTGGAGGCCCACGACTGGGCGTACTTCACCGAGAAGGTGCGGCAGGCGGAGTACGACATCGACTCGGCCGCGCTGCGTCCGTGGTTCGAGGCCGAGCGCGTGCTGCAGGACGGCGTCTTCGCCGCCGCGACGAAGCTCTACGGCGTGACGTTCACCGAGCGCACCGATCTGACGGCCTATCACCCGGATGCGCGGGTGTTCGAGGTGGCCAATGAGGACGGCTCCGCCCAGGGTCTGTACATCCTCGACCTGTACACGCGCGATTCCAAGCGCGGCGGAGCCTGGATGAACTCGATCGTCGACCAGTCCCGGCTGCGCGGCACGGCTCCCGTCGTCGTGAACAACCTCAACGTCGCCAAGCCCGGCGAAGGACAGCCGACCCTGCTCACCCTCGACGAGGTCACGACCCTGTTCCACGAGTTCGGGCACGCGCTGCACGGGCTGTTCGCCACGGTGACGTACCCGCACTTCTCCGGCACCAACGTGTTCCGCGACTTCGTCGAGTTCCCCAGCCAGGTGAACGAGATGTGGATCCTCTGGCCCGAGGTTCTGGACTCCTACGCCCGCCACCACGAGACGGGTGAGCCGCTGGACCCGGCGATCGTCGAGCGCCTGCGGGCCTCCGAGACCTTCAACCAGGGCTTCGCCACCAGCGAGTACCTCGCCGCGGCCTGGCTCGACCAGGCCTGGCACCTGCTGCCAGCAGGCGCGGCCGTCGACGACGTGGCCGCGTTCGAGGCGGCGGCGCTCGCCGACATCGGCCTGAACGACCCGGCAGTGCCCACCCGGTACTCCTCGACGTACTTCGCGCACGTATTCTCGGGCGGCTACAGCGCCGGCTACTACTCGTACATCTGGAGCGAGGTGCTCGATGCCGACACCGTCGAGTGGTTCCGCACGAACGGGGGCCTGACCAGGGACAACGGTGACCGCTTCCGTTCGCTGCTGCTCGGCGTCGGCGGATCGAGGGACCCTCTGGAGGCCTACCGGGACTTCCGCGGGCGCGACGCTGAGATCGCCCCGCTGCTGAAGCGCCGCGGACTCGATGGCTGA
- a CDS encoding class I SAM-dependent methyltransferase: protein MADQEALADAASGAASGAASGAASLRRSAGSRRDAADSSENSRRSDGLTAIRDAFDLRAPGYDEGAFHRELAASVAAFVATSDAGTVLDVATGTGLVLRALRSRLPGARMVGADISPGMLAVAREAFPGAEFVEADAAALPLPDASVDLVTCVTALHLIPDARGAIDEWLRVLSPGGRAVTATFMAESRRPVRAEDQAFDIDHDPFASLVALEATVAESGFSVSRHTEWRVDQHVVLIAELVAEG, encoded by the coding sequence ATGGCTGATCAGGAGGCGCTGGCGGACGCGGCATCCGGCGCGGCGTCCGGCGCGGCATCCGGCGCGGCATCCCTCCGGAGATCTGCAGGATCTCGGAGGGATGCCGCCGATTCCTCCGAGAACTCGCGGAGGTCCGACGGCCTGACGGCGATCCGCGACGCGTTCGACCTGCGCGCGCCCGGGTACGACGAGGGCGCGTTCCATCGTGAGCTCGCCGCGTCCGTGGCAGCGTTCGTCGCAACGTCGGATGCGGGGACGGTGCTCGACGTCGCGACGGGGACGGGGCTGGTGCTGCGCGCACTGCGCTCACGGCTTCCCGGCGCGCGGATGGTCGGTGCCGACATCTCCCCAGGAATGCTGGCGGTCGCGCGCGAGGCTTTTCCGGGGGCCGAGTTCGTCGAGGCGGATGCCGCGGCGCTCCCGCTGCCCGATGCCTCGGTCGACTTGGTCACCTGCGTGACGGCGCTGCACCTCATCCCCGATGCGCGCGGCGCCATCGACGAGTGGCTGCGGGTGCTCAGCCCGGGCGGTCGCGCCGTGACCGCGACGTTCATGGCGGAGAGTCGCCGCCCGGTGCGGGCGGAGGACCAGGCGTTCGACATCGATCACGATCCCTTTGCGTCACTCGTGGCGCTGGAGGCGACGGTCGCAGAGTCGGGCTTCTCCGTGTCACGGCATACGGAGTGGCGCGTGGATCAGCACGTCGTTCTGATCGCCGAGCTCGTCGCGGAGGGGTGA